The DNA segment TGACTGGTGCGTTTCTGACGTCttctagatacctgaaatactccgagaTGCAcgatgtatgcaaggatgatgcaagaactacctaaatatgcaacGTATATAAAAGAggctagaaaatgatgcaaaacaactagttatcctagctaaatgcatgacaaatagATGCTAAGGAGAggaaaaatatagacatatcaactctcccaaacttattctttgcttgtcctcaagcaaacaatcaagaacaaagtatggaagagaagtgtgaagatggggtctcagaacctaaaacatgctgaataaaatagttagaatcaaggtccttgtttttagttctatgatgcatggtgaagcaactttatttctttaatttacagatgcaatcctatcaatcactccctttaacatttattaacaaagaaccgtgaatcaagctatgcaatgtcGTCAAACTCATTTGGTTAAGGTAAAAGGTTAGAGACAAATgtggtctccttctcaagtggttttatcaatacagaacaaggttctctcatgaaaaggaGTTGAACTTAAAAGAaagctaaaggttgaaaccaactgatacatacaagagcagcgtcctgtctacccaaaggtccccaaggaaactcagccctaacattctaacccagaagttggtcctatctctaccctttaTCAGAAatatcatctcaaactctttacacttagtcttaggaggagttcacttcttatcattctagcggattgagaaatctttattatcactatggttctttttattttcttttaaggactctagacatcttaagtgtttttattttcttttctttgtctaatctttttattttatgcccagaaccaataactcttttactttgctcaacccaaatcctttactagacttgtaaactttgaaaacacatccctcctaaagactctttacccttttgctttctcttttactcttcacttttctgcaCAGATCCCatcccaatacccaaaatcgagttctcacctagtcctactagtccggataacgcgaactagaactacataggatcctactcttgtcggttaaaACCTAATACTTTCTAGCAAGCTCAACTCGAAAAAGgtctgacactcaagaatataATTGTCTTGAAAGAatggttggttaagggtgcggggaactgttccaaagatgggaatcagctacttggattgacaagggtggtaaaaatgtgaaagacaatccaagtatgtatatggtatccatgagttcgacttcaatgcataacaagataattgcaagtcaaaattaggttcagatagatagggaatgacgtcAATTAAAGACAtgcttcaatcaagactagaatgcaattTTGAGAATTCAAAACTTGGTCcagtcttacatttcaagttcaatcaacgagcatcaaagaactaataacaagggccttgatcctatcctattgaattcagcatgctaccaaggttacaatcatcatcaacccctatgctaaatgcaacaaacCTATATGgataacactagactcaatcctaatatgcaagtgcaaactacatgaacactctgtttttgtggaaatttttgatttttcttttttcaattttttttttgatttttttctattcaaatagatggatgcaaactcaaacatgatatgatggcTGGTTTGAGATTGATATTAAATCGGGACCATGTGATCATGGACTAAATTGTGGtgtattaaattattagaatttGGTATAATTAATCTAATTAAAGGAAACACCATAAGTATAAGTTATGAGactttgaaataagaatcataaAACACAACATcggatacatcatctcaaaccttcctccaaacttaaattacactctcctatgtaagaaaaatttgcagaaggatttaagaatcacaacacaaGCAATGCATGAAttaaatggtatatacaaaggaaaggtaggagtaccttagtagtagaaaaaggagtccgtgctcgcccaaggaggagcATGATATTGACTTTTTCTTTCACCTTGTTCCGGATCCGCAGGAGTgacctcagctggttggtcgacttgctgctcaaccgtttgcgtgttctgatacatgttcggctgctcgtcacactgcatgtcatcgactCTGGACTCACCATGGTCCGATATATACTAGCACAACCACCTCTGTGggctgataatcaccttgaTGTTCGATCTGCTTCTCAACTCTGTGCATGCCCTGATGTGGGCTCGAGCGGGTGTCATGAGTGGCTCGAGAGAGGTAGTCGGAACATGGCTCGATTGAGGCAGTCGGACCGTGGCTTGATTGTGGCAGTTGGACCATGGCTCGATTGTGGCAGTCGGGACGGCGAGAACAGCGGGTCGAGGGAGATGCGGCTCAATTGAGGCAGTCGGACCGTGGGTCGATTAAGGCAGTCAGACCGTGGCTCGAGAGACGCGGTGAGGAACGAGTAAGAGGACGTTGGCTCGAGTGTGCGATGAGAGTGGACGAAACTTTCTTTTCTCTGTATCTCCTATCTTTGTTGCCCATAATCTCTTCGTAAGACTCTTGAacacaagaaaactaaaaacaaaaattaaaaacacaaggatcctaaaaaaaatatttacaatgatacctttgggatttcttcccaagtgagcttgtttaaagtctcagagcttgactttgcatactctTTACGCTTTGGGAGGGTCATA comes from the Camelina sativa cultivar DH55 unplaced genomic scaffold, Cs unpScaffold00551, whole genome shotgun sequence genome and includes:
- the LOC104773478 gene encoding uncharacterized transmembrane protein DDB_G0289901-like, which gives rise to MRKEAGSTGGSTGSSTGSSTGGLTGGSTGGSTGGSTGGSTGSLTGISTGSSTGSSTGSSTGSLTAQPPLWADNHLDVRSASQLCACPDVGSSGCHEWLERGSRNMARLRQSDRGLIVAVGPWLDCGSRDGENSGSREMRLN